In one uncultured Methanoregula sp. genomic region, the following are encoded:
- a CDS encoding NAD-binding protein, whose amino-acid sequence MTMRILIVGGGKVGTYLAGLLLADGHTVKVVEGGKEEYRLMAAELPADVVLFGSVTDPEVLETAGIREADVVAAVTRTDETNLVITSLARFEFNVQRTIARVNIPKNAWLFTPEMGVDVPLNQADLMAHLIAEEMSMGDVMTLLKLRRGQYSLVENKVSSRAIAAGKAIKDLNLPSECVLPAIIRNGNLIIPRGDTVLLPEDEVFALVHVSQLDALASILR is encoded by the coding sequence ATGACAATGCGTATTCTGATCGTTGGCGGAGGCAAGGTAGGCACGTACCTGGCAGGGCTCCTGCTTGCCGATGGCCACACGGTAAAAGTAGTCGAGGGGGGAAAAGAGGAATACCGGCTCATGGCAGCGGAACTGCCTGCCGACGTTGTGCTGTTTGGCAGCGTGACTGATCCTGAAGTGCTGGAAACCGCGGGTATCCGCGAGGCGGATGTCGTGGCAGCCGTGACCCGGACGGACGAGACGAACCTGGTGATAACAAGCCTTGCCCGGTTCGAGTTCAATGTGCAGCGCACGATCGCACGGGTGAACATACCGAAGAACGCCTGGCTCTTTACACCGGAGATGGGGGTGGACGTGCCCCTGAACCAGGCCGACCTGATGGCGCACCTGATTGCTGAAGAGATGTCCATGGGCGACGTGATGACCCTCCTGAAACTGAGGAGGGGGCAGTACTCGCTCGTTGAGAACAAGGTCAGTTCCCGGGCGATCGCTGCAGGAAAAGCAATAAAGGACTTAAACCTGCCCTCAGAATGCGTCCTTCCCGCGATCATCCGTAACGGCAACCTGATCATTCCCAGAGGCGATACCGTGCTCCTGCCGGAGGATGAGGTGTTTGCCCTTGTCCACGTCTCGCAGCTGGATGCACTCGCATCCATCCTCAGGTGA
- a CDS encoding TrkA family potassium uptake protein has protein sequence MKIMIIGCGRMGAGLALFLTRSGHQVTVIDNDPSAFERLDPGFPGRTLMGDALGREVLIEGEIGQADALAALTPNDSINLVVVRLAREMFKVPKVIARMYDPRQSGIYRRLGVQTISPVTLSVQRLSELLTFSRLDIIHSLGSGDVGLVESEVPPLLVGRMVQDISIPNEIQVVAITRGGKTIIPTISSIFQNGDMVHIAVLLSSVGRLKSFMGFS, from the coding sequence ATGAAGATCATGATTATTGGTTGCGGACGGATGGGGGCTGGACTTGCCTTGTTCCTGACCCGGTCCGGTCATCAGGTAACGGTAATAGACAACGATCCGTCAGCATTTGAACGACTGGATCCCGGCTTTCCGGGCCGGACCCTGATGGGTGATGCCCTTGGGAGGGAGGTGCTGATCGAGGGGGAAATCGGGCAGGCGGATGCGCTTGCAGCACTGACACCCAATGACAGCATCAACCTTGTCGTAGTGCGGCTGGCACGGGAGATGTTCAAGGTGCCCAAGGTCATCGCCCGCATGTACGATCCCCGCCAGTCTGGGATCTACCGGCGCCTGGGCGTCCAGACCATCTCGCCGGTTACCCTGAGCGTCCAGCGCCTCTCCGAACTCCTCACTTTCTCACGGCTGGATATCATTCACTCGCTGGGGAGTGGGGATGTGGGGCTGGTCGAATCCGAGGTCCCGCCACTCCTCGTGGGGAGGATGGTGCAGGATATCAGTATCCCGAATGAGATCCAGGTCGTTGCCATAACAAGGGGCGGAAAAACCATCATACCGACGATCAGTTCGATCTTCCAGAACGGGGACATGGTCCATATTGCGGTACTGTTATCGTCTGTCGGGCGCCTGAAATCGTTCATGGGGTTTTCATGA